TATCCTTTCAGCAAAATGACATTTACTTTTTGAAAGTAACCTGTTAACGTGAAATGTTGGAACCTACTATATATTTAGACAAGAGGAGGAATACTAATGGGTGTTCCTGTAAAAAATGAAAAACCGGAGCGTCGCTCAACCTTAAGACTGCTCCTCCTTGTAGCCGGAATTATTTTACTAACGACTAACTTACGTGCTCCGATTACTTCTGTTGGACCGGTTGTCCCTCTTATTCGGGATGGACTAGGCATTTCAAATACAATGGTTGGTGCACTGACAACAATTCCATTATTGGCATTCGGCTTATTATCTCCTTTTGCCCCACGTCTCGCTAGAAGATTTGGAATGGAATTTGTCTTATTTTTTGTGTTAATCGCCATCACATTCGGACTTATTGCCAGACCTTTAGGCGGCATTTCGATCCTTTACATTGGGACCATTTTTATTGGTGCCGGGATTGCAATTGCCAACGTACTTATGCCAGCCTTTATCAAAATGAAATTCGAAAATAATATTGGCGTCATGACAGGAATCTATTCAATCTCTATGAACATCACTGCCGCATTGGCAGCTGGGTTAAGTATTCCAATTGCAACCGCCAGTTCGTTTGGTTGGAAGGCGTCTATTGGCGTTTGGGCAATATTTGCGGTGATTGCACTTTTAGTTTGGATTCCGCAACTCCGTAATCAACAAAAAGCATCTTCCCAAGGGAATGAAAATCATAAAGGAAATTCTCTTTTACGCTCAAAACTAGCTTGGAAAATTACGATTTTCATGGGATTACAATCTTTATTATTCTTCTGTATCGCAGCTTGGTTTCCTGTTATTTTACAAGATAGAGGGATGACTGCAGAGAAAGCAGGCTGGATGCTTTCATCCGTCCAATTGGCACAGTTGCCTTTTACCTTTATTGTTCCAATTATCGCAGGACGAATGAAAAATCAAATCCCGCTCGTTTGGGTTACATTCATTACCTTAATCCTTGGACTCTCAGGAATTTTATCTGGTTCAATGGCACTCGTATTACCGTCTGCAATTTTGTTCGGAATTGCAACTGCATTTGCATTTGGCTTAGCAATGATGTTCTTTATGTTAAGAACTGAAAACATATTTGAAGCAGCTGGTTTATCTGCAATGGCGCAAACATTTGGCTATTTACTTGCAGCTACGGGCCCTGCGCTTTTCGGTTTGTTATATGACCTAACAGGCGGTTGGACAATTCCTATTTTCTTATTAGTATTCTCTTCTATCGTCCTCCTCATTGTTGGATTGGGGGCCGGAAAAGATAATTATGTATCAAAACCGCCACAAACAACAACTGAAAAATAATCACTTAAACATTTATATTAAAAGTACAAAAGACTTCCTAATCCGTCTCAAATTGACGGACTGGAAGTCTTTTCTTTATTATAACGTTAGATTTCTTTCATTAAATTTGCCATTTCAATAGCCGCCGTGCCAGCATCCCAACCTTTGTTTCCGGCTTTTGTGCCCGCACGTTCAATTGCTTGTTCAATCGTTTCAGTCGTTAATACGCCAAAGATGACTGGAATGCCTTCTTGCATATTAATGGCAGAAACGCCTTTCGCTACTTCATTGCATACGTAGTCAAAATGAGGCGTCGATCCGCGAATCACTGTGCCAAGCGTAATCACTGCATCGTACTTGTTTGAAGCAGCCATCTTCTTCGCAACAAGTGGAATTTCAAAAGCGCCTGGAACCCATGCAACGTCAATATTTTCTTTCTCCACACCATGACGGCGTAATGCATCTTCTGCCCCACCTAGTAACTTTCCTGTAATAAACTCATTAAATCGACCAACAACAATCCCTATTTTTAAATCCGTTCCTACTAAATGACCTTCAAATATTTTTCCCATGAAATTTTCCCCCTTAAGCGTGTATTAAATGTCCAAGTTTTGTTTTTTTCGTTTCCATATATCTTCTATTTTCTTCTTTCGCAGGCATTTCGATTGGCAGTCGCTCAATAACTTGGACGCCATTCGTTTCAAGCCCTGTAATTTTTCGTGGATTATTCGTGAGTAATGAAATCTGTGTCACGCCAAGATCTCGTAAAATATGCGCGCCGATTCGATAATCTCTCGCATCGTCCGGAAAACCTAGTTTTTCATTCGCTTCGACAGTATCATAACCTTCGTCTTGTAATAGATAAGCTTTCATTTTATTAACAAGTCCGATTCCACGGCCTTCTTGTCTCAAGTATAATAAAATACCTTTTCCTTCATTTTCAATTTGCCGCAATGCCGCATGCAGTTGTGGGCCGCAATCGCATCGATTTGAGCCGAAAATATCGCCAGTTAAACATTCCGAATGAACACGAACTAGAACATTTTCATGCATTTCTATTTCACCTTTTACAAAAGCAAGATGTTCTTGTCCAGTTAATTTCTCTACATACGTAAAGACTTTGAATTCGCCGAATTGAGTTGATAACTCGATATCAACGACGTGTTCAACTAACGATTCGCGTGCCTGCCGATAATTCACTAACTCTTCAATCGTTAAAATAACTAAGTCAAAACGTTCTGCGATTTCTTTTAACTCTGGCCCTCTTGCCATCGTGCCATCCGGATTCAAAATTTCACAAATAACCCCGGCAGGTTCCGCTCCAGAAAGCTTTGCTAGGTCAACAGCCGCCTCCGTATGGCCAGGTCGCTCAAGTACACCCCCACTTTTCGCAATTAACGGGAATATATGCCCAGGCCTGTTAAATTCTTCAGGTTTTGCATTTGGATTTAGCATACTTAAAATCGTAGCTGACCGTTCAAATGTGGAAATTCCTGTATGCGTTGTGACATGGTCAATCGACACTGTAAAAGCTGTGCGATATGGGTCACTATTTTCTGCCGCCATAAGCGGTAACTGTAATTGAGCTGCCATTTCTTCCTCAATCGGTACGCAAATAAGTCCCTTTCCTTCAGACGCCATAAAGTTAATCATTTCGGGTGTCGCATATTTGCCTAAGGCGAGAAAGTCACCTTCGTTTTCTCTATCTTCATCGTCAACAACGATAATCGCTTTGCCTTTTTTTAATTCTTCAATCGCTTTTTCTACTGTCGTATACAAATTAGTCACCCCTTAATTTAGAAAACCATTTTGTGCAAGTAGTGACATTGTCACAGCACTCTGTTGTTTATCTTCTTTTTTAGATAATAATCGTTCAATATATTTCGCTAACATATCACATTCTACATTCACAATGTCGCCAACGCGTTTTTGTCCAATAATAGAGTCAGCTTGCGTAACCGGAATTAACGAAATAACAAATCCATTATCTGTCACATCAAAAACTGTGAGTGACGTTCCATCCACTGTCACAGACCCTTTTTGAATAAAATACTGTAATAATTCAGGTGCAATGTTAATTTCCATGTAAATTGCATTTTCTCTCTGTTGAACGGTCACTATTTCGCCAGTTCCATCAACATGTCCACTTACAAAATGACCGCCAAACCGACCATTTGCTGCCATTGCTCGTTCTAAATTGACACGACTTCCTACTTGTAAGGAATGAATCGTCGTTGCTTTTACCGTTTCAGGCATCACATCTGCTGTAAAATAGGACGTTGTAAAATCTTTAACCGTTAAACAAACACCATTTACCGCAATACTGTCCCCTTTATTGACATCTTCAAGGACCTTCGTACATTGGATTTGAAGCGTTAAAGAATTCGCGCCCCGATTTGCAGATTGAATTGTACCGATTTCTTCTACAATCCCAGTAAACACTATGACTCACCTTCCTTTCGAAACTGAGCATGAATTCTAATATCATTGCCAATTTTTTTCACATCTAGGAATGAAAGTCCTTCACTTTCTGCCATAAAGGAACGCGTTTCATCCATAAAAATCGTCGGACCATTGCCGATTAATTTTGGCGCTACGTATAAATAAAGTTCATCAGCCAACCGCGCATTCATAAAACTCGAATGGATGCGACTGCCGCCCTCGACAAATAAGGTCATAATTCCTTTTTGCGCAAGACGTGTTAGTACTTCCTCCAAAAAATGTGCAGAATCTGGAATTCTTTCAATAGATACATTGGAATATGTCGTTAATTGATCATTCAATTTTGTTGATTCCAATGTAAAAATAATTGTTTCTACAGCACCATCTATAATAACATTTGCTGTTTCGGGTGTTCGTAACTGTCGATCTAAAATAATTCGAATTGGATTCTTTCCACCATGGGGCAAACGGGTGGTTAGGAAAGGATTATCATGAAGTACGGTGTCAACGCCAACTAAAATTGCATCATGGGTATGACGGAGTTGATGGACATCTGTTCTAGAGGTTTCAGATGTAATCCATTTACTATCCCCATTTTGCGTTGCAAGTCGACCATCTAGGGTAGTGGCCGCTTTCAAAGTGACGTATGGTTTACCGTTTTGAATAAAATGAAAAAATGCGCGATTTAAATAGTCTGCCTCTTCCTGTAAAACACCGGTGCTTACTTCAATACCGGCTTGCTTTAGAATTTCGATGCCTCGTCCGTTCACAGAAGGATTTGGATCTGTTGACGCAATGATTACGCGACGAATCCCGCTTGAAATAATGAGTTCTGTACAAGGCGGTGTCTGTCCATGATGTGCACATGGTTCAAGGGTGACGTATAAATCCGCACCGAAAGCTGCTGCTCCCGCCATCTTTAATGCATGAACCTCAGCATGGGGAGTTCCCGCTTTTAAGTGGGCGCCTGTCCCAATAATTTGACCATTTTTTACACAAACGGCACCAACAAGAGGATTCGGTGAAGTTTGTCCTTCTGCACTTTGCGCCAATTGTAACGCTAATTTCATCATATTTTCATCAATCATCGACATTCCCCCTTTCAATTGTTAAAGAGGGCAATCTATTATCGGCATTGTACGTATTCCACAAAACTTCTCCCATCCAGACTTTAACTGTCGGTGCCGGAGTTTCACCAGCTCCACCGTTTTCTAGCAAGTAGAAAAGCGGGTCACGGACTAACAAGCATTACGCTCGATCACCGTCGGTAAGGAATTTCACCTTGCCCCGAAGTTATTTGAAAATATCGTACTTTCTTAAACCTACCACATCATTTTATAATAATCAATAGTAGTTTTTAGATTTATAGAACAAAAAAATGAAAATCATGACTTTAGATTCGTGTAATTAAGCCCAATTAACTTGAAGTTCGACAAGGTTATTCGATCTATTTTTCATTTTCACAACAAGTCTATTTGACTATTACTCTTTCTTCGACAATTATAATTTAACATATAAAAAGCATCGCTAAATTAAGCGATGCCCTTTGTTTCTCTTATTTTTGTAAGTCTTCAATTGAGTCGATGTCCATATATCTTGGAACGACTAAACCGATTTTTACACCTTCCATATTAATGCCAAGCTCTTCGAAGTCACCTTCAAATTTTTCAGCATATGTTTCGTGTGTAATCGGTAACCATGCTGCAAGAGAAGCATCTGCGCTGCCATTTGCAACAGCTGTCCATAATGGACCTGCTTCTACTTGTGTAAGTGTAACCTTATAGCCCATATCTTCCAGAACAATTTTCATAACGTTATGACTTGCGATTTCACTATCCCATGCTACGTATGCAAGTTTAATTTTATCGCCATTAACTTTATCGATACCATCTGTCCATTCTGATACCTTATCTTCATTTGCGTCAATCCAGTTTTGAGCTGCTACTTCTTCTTTCTCACCGTCTTGAATTGCAATCATAACCTCGGCCATGTCCTCTTCTGTCCAATTAAAGTTCGACAAAATTGCATGTGCCTCCGGAAGATCATCTTCTAACCCAATACGACCAATCGTACGGATTTGTTCTTCTCCGCCAAAAGAACCTTTTGGATCTTCAAGATATTTAAGCTTAAACTCCGCAAATTTCCAGTGCGGTGTCCAACCTGTAACAATAATTGGTTCTTCTTTATCATATGCTTTTTTCAGCGCTGCCGTCATTGCAGAACCTGAACCTGTAGTTAGCGTCCACTCATCTAATTCATAATCTTCAATTGCACGGTCAGCTGCTTCCATAATCCCAGCACCTGGGTCAATTCCTGTAATTTTATAATCTACTGATTCACCAACTGTTGTGTCATCATCTGAACCTGATTCTTTCTTAGTTGTATCGTCACTTCCACATGCTGCAAGTCCTAGTGCAAGCAATGCTGCTGCACCTAATCCAAATACTTTTTTCTTCAAAATCATTATGAAATTCCTCCTTGTTTCTTCGATCCTGCGTGTTGCGTGATGCGGTCTAAAATAATGGCAACAATGACAATCGCCACGCCGACTTCAACACCAACACCCGTTTTTAATTGTGTAACGGCTCGGTAAACTTCTTCACCAAGTCCGGGAGCACCTACCATTGACGCAATCACGACCATTGAAAGTGAAAGCATAATACTTTGGTTCACACCTGCTAAAATTGTCGGCTTAGCAAGCGGAATTTGAATCTTCACTAAACGTTGCCATGTTGTTGAACCGAATGCTTCAGTTGCTTCGATTAAATCCGTTGGCACTTGCTGAATCCCTAACATCGTTAAACGAATTGTCGGTGGCATTGCAAAAATAACTGATGCAACAACCCCCGGTACAACCCCGATGTTAAAGAAGAAAATAGCTGGGATTAAATAAACAAATGCTGGCATCGTCTGCATTAAATCTAGAATCGGATTCGTAATTTGTTTCACAGTTTTATTTTGTGATGCCAAAATCCCAATCGGTATCCCTATAACTACCGCAAAAAAGACGGCTGTCACAACTAGTGCTAGCATTTGCAACATCGGATACCATAAACCTAAATAGTCTATGAATAAGAATCCAATCAGTGTAAATAGCCCAATTTTTCTCGTTGAAATAAACCAAGCAAGTAAAGCAAATATGACTGCCAACAAAATTGATGGCACAAGGTTTAATAAATCGACTGATCCTTCTACAATTGCTTCTAAAAACGTTGAAATCCCATCAAATAACGGCGCAAAAATATCTGTTAACCATTGAACGCCATCGTCAATCCAGTCGGCAAATGGAAGGCGTGGTAAAAATTTATCCAATCTCCTCTACCTCCAACTCTGCGTCTGCAGAAACGACCCCATTACCATTAATAAAGCTGTCATTTCCAGATAATGCACCAATTAATGCACCACGAATAATAATTCCTTTAAGACGTTTCTCTTCATCCACAACCGCTACTGGAATCGTCGCTGTCGATACAGTGTCAAACAACTCTGTGAGTACACAATCTTCCAACACAGTCTGGATATCAGTAATGAGAATATCTTCCAAAGATTTCCCTTCACCAACTGCAGCATCTGCATCTTGTGCGGTCACTGCCCCTAATAGACGATGTTGCTTATCAGTTACATACATAGAGGAGATTCGCAGTCGTTTCATCAGACGAAGCGCCACCCGAGGACCACGGTCAATTTGTACCGAATCTGCTTGCTTCATAATATGAGCAGCTGTCAATACTTTCGATAAATCAACATCTTCAACGAATTTTTCAACGTATTCATTAGATGGATTCATTAAGATTTCTTCAGGTGTTCCAATTTGAACAATTTCTCCGTCCCTCATTAGAGCGATCCGATCGCCAATTCGAAGGGCTTCATCTAAATCATGGGTAATGAAAATAATTGTTTTCCCCATATCATTATGAAGCTGTAATAACTCATCTTGCATATCTTTACGAATTAACGGATCTAAGGCACTAAAAGCCTCATCCATCAACAAAATATCTGGATCGTTTGCAATGGCACGTGCTAGTCCAACACGTTGCTGCATGCCCCCGCTTAATTGAGATGGATATTGTTCTTCGTATCCGGCTAACCCAACTAATCTAAGTGATTCTATTGCTTTCTCTTTTCGTTCTTCTTTCGAAACACCTTGAATTTCCAATCCATATTCCGTGTTGGAAAGAATTGTTTTATGTGGAAATAGGGCAAAGTTTTGAAATACCATCCCAATTTTTTCACGACGAACTTTACGCAGTTTTTCTTTGTTCATTTGAACGATATCTTCACCGTCCAATAATATATGTCCCATCGTTGGGTCTATCAGTCTATTTAATAGACGAACAAGTGTAGATTTCCCACTTCCAGATAGTCCCATGATGACAAAGATTTCGCCTTCATACACATCAAAAGAAGCATGATTTACACCAACTGTGGATCCAGTTGCTTTTAAAATGTCTCCTTTTGTCTTTCCTTCTTGAAGTAATTGAGCCGCACGCTTCGTATGTTTACCGAAGATTTTCGTTGCTTGCTTCACTTCAATTTTCTTCTTACTATGTTGCACTTCCATTTTTACACTCCCTCGTTATTTACGAATGTTTACTAGTATAACTATAAACTTAGTACTTTACAACCTTTCTTACAATTTATTTAGTTTGTACAGAAAAAACCGTACAAACTTTAGGTTAAAAAAATTGATTTTCAATAGGAGTTAAACTATGCTATATGAAGAATATTTGACTAGGCTTTTAATAAGCTGAAAGCTATAAGGAGATAGCAGTATGAATGGATATGACAAACTTTTACGTTCACGCAAGCGCATTATGGAATCCATCACTCAGAACATCCATTTATTTGGTCAACCCCCTTCTGCCGGAAGACAATACAGTATGCTGTTCTTTGAAAATAAATCGATGACTTTAGACGAAATGGCTGAAGAACTAGGTATGAGTAAAACAAGCATGAGTACGTCTATTCGTTCATTAGCAGAATCTAAATTGGTTGAACGTGTATGGGAACGCGGTGTCCGAAAAGATTTATATAAGGTAAATGATGATTGGTACCAAAACTTCATTGATACTTTTTCACTTAGATGGGGAAGATCAATTTCTTTGCACTTAAGTGCGATTAGAAGGTCTAAACGGGAACTCCAAGAACTCATTGAAGATGAGTCAGCTGACGAAGAAGTGGTAGAACTAGCAAAGCAGGATATTGAAAAGCTAAATTATATGAGGAGTTATTATGAATGGTTAGAACGGCTTGTTGATGCGTTTGAAGACCATAAAATTTTTGATCTTGTGCCGAAAAATGAAAAGGAATATTAAAATGCAAAAACGACAATCAGTGCAAAATAACTGATTGTCGTTTTCTGTAGTCCAGTGGCTAACGAGCCAATTTGTTTAGCTATGGAACACTTCAAGCTATAATGAAACTAACTAAAAGGAGAGGGATTATATGGCCAAAGCAACTGTCTACACGACAACAACATGCCCATATTGCACAATGATGACAGATTACTTAACAGAACAAAATATTCCGTATGAGGAAATTAACGTGCAAGAAGATGTAAAGGCCCAGCGTAAATTAATCGCGGAGACCGGTGAGATGGGTGTTCCGCAAACGAAGCTAAACGACAAATGGATTTTAGGTTTCAATCCGGCTGAAATTCAAGAAGCGTTGAAGGGATAAATGTAATTGATCAAACGTTTATTTTCATGTAAATCATGTAGTTATCATAAGTTCGATACTAGGGAAAGAAGATTCCCCAAAATATGCCTTGGTCATGTTGCCATGGCCATTACAGGAATTGTTCTTGTCTATATGCAATGGATGCAGTAATGGATTAACCTCCTTTTCAAATAGAAGAGGAGGTTTATTTGTGTTTACTTAGCTATTTCTATGTTCGTTACCAACTCAACGCTTACATTTCCTTGAATCGCTCTGCTAATCATGCAAGAATTCTCTGCTTTTTCCGCTAGCCTTTGTGCAAGTGCGATTTCTTTATCTGTAGCACCTAGCTTTAAAATAATATGCGGTTTATGAATGATTTTTTTATATGTAATGACACCATTTGTTACATCGACCACACCAACTGATTCCATTTCTAATTGGTCTTTCTCAAGCTTACTTCGTTCCATCATCGCCGCCAGCGTAATGATATAGCACGTTGCTGCTGCCCCCAATAGCATTTCATCTGGATTTGTCCCAATTCCAGGTCCATCCATTTCGGGTGGGATAGATACTCTTGTTTTCAACTGCCCTGCCTCTATCGTCCCCACATCATTCCGACCGCCTGGCCACTTCGCTGTTAAATGAAATAAATGCTCCGCCATTCGCTTTCCCCTCCGATTTCTATATTTATTATACGGTAGTTAACTTAATTATTGCGCCCCCTGGAACAAATGCGTATGTTAAAGTGATAATATACTTGACTGTCCGAGTACAGTGGGACTTCGTTGATTGGAGTGGAGGGCGGCGAGGGCGTGCTCTCAAACGCTTCGCTTTTTGGTCGCAAAAGCCGTTCTTCGTGACGGCTTTTCCTGTGGGATTAGCTGGACAGGTAAGACCCCGCAGGGAGCGAAGCGACTAAGGAGGCTCACCGCCAGCCCCACGGAAAGCGTCCGCCCGGAACGAAAATCAACATTGTTCATGATTCACTCTAGAAATGTTAATTGTGATATTAGTTAACGTGTCAATTTCATTAATCACCAAAAAAGTAGAGGATACTTTCTCTCCTCTACTTTAATCATTCTATAATTTAACGTCTACAATATGTTCTTCATGCTCATGTAAATCTTCTTCATCTTCTACATGAATGATAATGGTATATTGTTCTGCTTCTTCAAACGTGTAAAGTGCGGTATATTCTCCCGCCTTTTCTTCTTTTGCATCTACCCAATCATGTTCATCAGAATTATCTTCATACCAAATTTCATAACGAACATTCAATTATTCTAATGGTAATTCATCTAATTCAACATGTACGATCAGTTCTTTTTCTTCACCAGCAGCAACATCTGTTGGCTTCATAAAATGCATAGAAAAGCCTTCTGTATGGTAATCATGCCCACTACTTTCTTCATACTTCCCGCCACTTCCAACAGTCACTTGTTCAACAGGCATTGTATGTAGACCTTTTGCTGTAACATGGACTTGAATATGGAAGAGTCCATCATGATCAAATGATGTTTCGGCTGTATAAACGCCTTCTTTTTCATTTGTTGAATCAATCATGACACTATCAGACTTCTTGCCTTCTTCCCAGACTTCATAGACCACTTCATCAGCATCATCTATTTTCTGATTGCCCATTGTGACAAGAGATGACATGTGAACGGTTTCACCAACTTCAACTTCATTCGTTACTGTTAATTTAACAAGTAGCGGTTCTAGTTCTGTTACATCTTCGATAAGTTCTTCTTTTTTCGTACAAGCGACTAATGTTCCCAACACGAGTGTAAATAGTAATACGGCAATTATTCGTTTCAAAAATAACTCCCCCAGTACTGCTTAATGTTTTCGTAAAACCCACATATTCAGTATAATTATACACAGAGGTTAAGAAGTTTTGGTGAAGTTAGAACACAGTCATTACTTCACCGAAACTTCAACCTTACCATATATCATTTTCCATAAAGCTATGGAATGAAATGAGGGAATACTATGTCTAATTACACAGTCATGATTATTGACGATGAAAGTCAAATGAGAAATCTTGTTCGCGATTTCTTAGAACGTGAACATTATAAAGTCGTCGAGGCAACAGATGGTGCGCATGCACTATCAATACTTCAACAAACAAAAACCGATTTATTTATTGTAGATGTTATGATGCCTTTTATGGATGGCTTTGAATTTGCTGAAAAAGTGAAACGCTACTCTCCTGCCCCGATCATTTTTTTATCCGCGAAAGGTGATGAGTGGGATAAAGTGAAAGGCTTGAAACTCGGTGGAGATGATTATATCGTCAAACCTTTTCATCCCCAAGAATTACTTGCCCGTGTTGAATCTGTTTTAAGACGAACTTATCAAAGTATTGAGCGAGCAGAATTGTTACGCGTTGGCCCGATCAGTATCGATACGGAATCACATACAGCGACAGCTGATGGTGAGCCGCTTTCCCTGACATTAAAAGAATATGGTCTATTAAAGTTATTCATCCAAAACACAGGACGCGTTTATTCAAGAGAACAATTACTTGAAACGATTTGGGGAGAAAATCACCAAAGTACAGAGCGCACGGTTGATACACATATTAAAACGCTTCGTTTAAAACTTGGCCCCTACAATAATTTTATCGAAACGGTTTGGGGCATTGGTTATCGATTTGAGGTGTCACATGAAAAGGAAGAATCTGACGTTTAGTAAAAAAATTATTATTCTACTCCTTTCCAGCATTGGTTTTACAATCCTTTTTTCATTTTTCTTTATCCATTATTTATATTCAAAACTATATTTGACAAGTATTGAGGAGTCGATTATTTATCAAGGGCATAGAACTGCTTCTCACTATCATTACGGAGAATTAAGCGAAGAAATTATTGAGAAAATCCAGTGGTACAATATTGTATCTGAATACGAAATTATTGTCGTGGATGATTTAGATGAACTGTCCTCCTATTTTCCTTATCAAATCAACACACAAGCCTTGTTAGAAGGTGATGATTACGAAACATTAAACCAAGGAAAATATGTGATGAAAGAAGGCTATGTAAAGGAACTTGATAGAGAAATCATCGGTGCTATTTTCCCGATTAGAGGAGAATATGAACTAATCGGTTTTATTTATATCTATGTTCCACTTGCCGCAATCCAGGATGTTTTTAAGGAAAGTATTCCTTTACTCATTGGTACGGGACTAATTTTCTTTTGTCTTCTGTTCATTATCGTCTGGTCGTTTTGGCGCTCATTATTTAATCCACTCAAAAAACTCGAGCACCATGCCGTTGAGGTTGCGAATGGTAATTATGAAAATCGATTGGCCATTCGATATGACGATGAAGTTGGTCAAGTTGCAAAAACGTTTAATATGATGACTGAATCACTTGAACAACAAGAAATACGACAAAAAGAATTCATCTCAAACATCGTTCACGAACTTCGAACGCCACTAACTTATGTCAGCGGTTACACACAAGCTTTAAAACAAGACTTTTCTTCCAAAAATAGAGATAACTATTTGAACACGATTGAAAAGGAAACAGAACGAATAAACAAATTAATTACCGATTTAGTTGACTTGTCTCATTTGCAAGAAGGTTTATATACGATGACAAAGCAACCGTTAGCCATCGCACAAGTTCTGTTAGACACGATTGATTTATTTTTAATTCATAGTCAAAAGAAGCAGATTCAACTTCAAGTAACAGTCGACGAAGAGTTAATTGTGTTAGGCGATGCGAAACGTATCCAACAAGTCTTTTATAATATTATTGATAATGCAATTAAGTACTCAAAGATTGATAACGACGTGTTTATATCATTGGAAAACGATAATGAACACGCCAAATTTCAAGTACAAAACCTTGGTACAGTCATTGATGCGGAAGATATTCCGTATATCGGCAACCGATTTTTTCGTACAGATAAAGCACGCAATCGAACGACGGGCGGTACTGGTCTTGGATTATCAATTGTTAAAGAAATTACACGGCTTCACGATGGTCAATTTTCGATTACTAGTGATGTGAACGACGGAACGATTGTGACGGTTCAACTACCACTATTATAAGGAAGAGATATAATGAAGTTTCGATTAGTCGGATATTTACTTGTTCTGTCTACCATTTTGCTAGCGGCATGCAATTCTTCGTCTATGCCAATAGAAAGAATAGAAACTTTCACTTTTACCAATCAAAATGGAGACGCATATGGGATGGAAGATTTGCATGGTAACGTTTGGATTGCCAATTTTATCTTCACAAGTTGTCAAACCGTTTGCCAACCGATGACAGCTGAAACGGCATCACTGCAGGAAAAATTAAAAGCCAAAGGACTCCCAGTGACTTTTATTTCATTTACAGTTGATCCGGAAGTCGATACGCCGGAAAGGTTGCATTCTTTTGTCATGGATTTTACAAATGACCTTTCAAATTGGCACTTACTTACAGGTTATTCACCAGATGATATTGAAATATTTGCACGGGAACATTTTAAAACCATCGTGCATAAGCCACCATCATCTTCCCAAGTGATTCATAGTTCAAATTACT
This window of the Sporosarcina pasteurii genome carries:
- a CDS encoding glycine betaine ABC transporter substrate-binding protein, whose translation is MKKKVFGLGAAALLALGLAACGSDDTTKKESGSDDDTTVGESVDYKITGIDPGAGIMEAADRAIEDYELDEWTLTTGSGSAMTAALKKAYDKEEPIIVTGWTPHWKFAEFKLKYLEDPKGSFGGEEQIRTIGRIGLEDDLPEAHAILSNFNWTEEDMAEVMIAIQDGEKEEVAAQNWIDANEDKVSEWTDGIDKVNGDKIKLAYVAWDSEIASHNVMKIVLEDMGYKVTLTQVEAGPLWTAVANGSADASLAAWLPITHETYAEKFEGDFEELGINMEGVKIGLVVPRYMDIDSIEDLQK
- a CDS encoding proline/glycine betaine ABC transporter permease; translation: MDKFLPRLPFADWIDDGVQWLTDIFAPLFDGISTFLEAIVEGSVDLLNLVPSILLAVIFALLAWFISTRKIGLFTLIGFLFIDYLGLWYPMLQMLALVVTAVFFAVVIGIPIGILASQNKTVKQITNPILDLMQTMPAFVYLIPAIFFFNIGVVPGVVASVIFAMPPTIRLTMLGIQQVPTDLIEATEAFGSTTWQRLVKIQIPLAKPTILAGVNQSIMLSLSMVVIASMVGAPGLGEEVYRAVTQLKTGVGVEVGVAIVIVAIILDRITQHAGSKKQGGIS
- a CDS encoding glycine betaine/L-proline ABC transporter ATP-binding protein, which produces MEVQHSKKKIEVKQATKIFGKHTKRAAQLLQEGKTKGDILKATGSTVGVNHASFDVYEGEIFVIMGLSGSGKSTLVRLLNRLIDPTMGHILLDGEDIVQMNKEKLRKVRREKIGMVFQNFALFPHKTILSNTEYGLEIQGVSKEERKEKAIESLRLVGLAGYEEQYPSQLSGGMQQRVGLARAIANDPDILLMDEAFSALDPLIRKDMQDELLQLHNDMGKTIIFITHDLDEALRIGDRIALMRDGEIVQIGTPEEILMNPSNEYVEKFVEDVDLSKVLTAAHIMKQADSVQIDRGPRVALRLMKRLRISSMYVTDKQHRLLGAVTAQDADAAVGEGKSLEDILITDIQTVLEDCVLTELFDTVSTATIPVAVVDEEKRLKGIIIRGALIGALSGNDSFINGNGVVSADAELEVEEIG
- a CDS encoding GbsR/MarR family transcriptional regulator, with the protein product MNGYDKLLRSRKRIMESITQNIHLFGQPPSAGRQYSMLFFENKSMTLDEMAEELGMSKTSMSTSIRSLAESKLVERVWERGVRKDLYKVNDDWYQNFIDTFSLRWGRSISLHLSAIRRSKRELQELIEDESADEEVVELAKQDIEKLNYMRSYYEWLERLVDAFEDHKIFDLVPKNEKEY
- a CDS encoding glutaredoxin family protein translates to MAKATVYTTTTCPYCTMMTDYLTEQNIPYEEINVQEDVKAQRKLIAETGEMGVPQTKLNDKWILGFNPAEIQEALKG
- a CDS encoding OsmC family protein produces the protein MAEHLFHLTAKWPGGRNDVGTIEAGQLKTRVSIPPEMDGPGIGTNPDEMLLGAAATCYIITLAAMMERSKLEKDQLEMESVGVVDVTNGVITYKKIIHKPHIILKLGATDKEIALAQRLAEKAENSCMISRAIQGNVSVELVTNIEIAK
- a CDS encoding FixH family protein, whose product is MKRIIAVLLFTLVLGTLVACTKKEELIEDVTELEPLLVKLTVTNEVEVGETVHMSSLVTMGNQKIDDADEVVYEVWEEGKKSDSVMIDSTNEKEGVYTAETSFDHDGLFHIQVHVTAKGLHTMPVEQVTVGSGGKYEESSGHDYHTEGFSMHFMKPTDVAAGEEKELIVHVELDELPLE